ACCAATTGTTTAATGTAGTAAGTATCGTCTAAATAGGGTTGTATCGTATATAAAGAAAAAATACTGATAATCGCTAATAAAATAATAATCGAAATTAACACATAATCTATATTTGCTGTTCTTGTTTTTGATTGCATAATATACCTTTCTTTCTATATATATCTTTTTGGAATTTTATTTTACATACTAGTTATTAGTTTACCTTACTTTGTTACTTTTTTTAAGCAAAGTTTTCAAGTTGTTGATAAAAAGATTGTAAAGAGACTTTCATGTAAAATTGATAGGGTAATTTAATTGACAAAAAAGCATGTGGCGATTACGATAATACGGTCTAGGCGATAAGGAGGCGACCGTTTATGGAACATTTAGATAAACAAGAACGTATACAACTGTGGGAGAAAGTGCAGGACACACTTGTAAATGAACAAATTGATCAATTTCGTGCTGAATTTTTAGAAATTCATCCATATGATCAAGCGAAAATATTTGAAGAACAAATAGAAGAAATACGTTTCCTTATCTACACATATCTATCGCCAGGAGAAATAGCGGATGTGATGGAACAAGTGGATGATGATCTAGTGGAAGAGTTTATCACTGAGATGCTTCCATCATTTTCTGCTCAAGTACTAGCAAATATGGCTACGGATGACGCGGTAGATATTTTAAATGAGATGGATAAAAATAAAGTCGCGAGCTTTTTAACAATTATGGAGAAGCAAGCGTCAGATGAGATAAAAGCTTTACTGCATTATCAAGAGAAAACAGCCGGAAGTATTATGACTACCGAGTTTGTTGTTGTAAATACGGATCAAACCGTTAAAGAGGCAATGCGCCACTTGAGAAAAAAGGCTCCAGAAGCGGAAACTATTTATTATATTTATGTGATTAATCATGAACAAGTGTTAGTTGGTGTTATTTCTTTACGTGATCTGATTATTGCAGAAGGTGATTGGTTAATTTCTGATGTGATGAGTGAGCGTTTAGTAGCCGTTTCTGTTGGTGAAAATCAAGAAGATATCGCACATATGATGCGAGACTATGACTTTCTAGCTTTACCAGTTGTAGATTTCCAAAATCATTTGTTGGGGATTATCACTGTCGATGATATCATGGATGTTATGGAAGAGGAAGCAAATGATGACTATTCTAAATTAGCTGGTGTGTCAGATATGGACGGTCCAGATGACAATGCATTTGTATCTGCAAAGAAACGTCTACCATGGCTAATCATTTTGCTTTTCCTTGGTTTATTTACAGCAAGTATTATCGGACGCTTTGAAGCAACATTAGATCAAGTTGCTATTCTAGCCGTCTTTATCCCGCTAATTGCAGGAATGGCCGGTAATTCTGGAACACAAGCATTGGCTGTAGCAGTTCGTGGTATTGCTACTGGTGATATAGAAAAACAAGGAAAGTGGAATATCTTGGTGCGTGAAGCTACAACTGGTATGATTACAGGTCTAAGTTGTGGTATTTTAATTACTGGTATCGTGTATATTTGGCAAGGTATGTTTTTCCTAGGTCTTCTTGTTGGTATATCGATAACAGCTACTTTATTTGTAGCAACGATTGCTGGTGCGTTAGTACCATTGCTTATGGATAAATTAAATATTGATCCAGCTGTTGCCTCTGGGCCATTTATTACCACAATAAATGATATTATTTCTGTGTTAATATATTTTG
The nucleotide sequence above comes from Paraliobacillus zengyii. Encoded proteins:
- the mgtE gene encoding magnesium transporter, whose product is MEHLDKQERIQLWEKVQDTLVNEQIDQFRAEFLEIHPYDQAKIFEEQIEEIRFLIYTYLSPGEIADVMEQVDDDLVEEFITEMLPSFSAQVLANMATDDAVDILNEMDKNKVASFLTIMEKQASDEIKALLHYQEKTAGSIMTTEFVVVNTDQTVKEAMRHLRKKAPEAETIYYIYVINHEQVLVGVISLRDLIIAEGDWLISDVMSERLVAVSVGENQEDIAHMMRDYDFLALPVVDFQNHLLGIITVDDIMDVMEEEANDDYSKLAGVSDMDGPDDNAFVSAKKRLPWLIILLFLGLFTASIIGRFEATLDQVAILAVFIPLIAGMAGNSGTQALAVAVRGIATGDIEKQGKWNILVREATTGMITGLSCGILITGIVYIWQGMFFLGLLVGISITATLFVATIAGALVPLLMDKLNIDPAVASGPFITTINDIISVLIYFGLATAFMNLLL